One genomic segment of Streptococcus salivarius includes these proteins:
- a CDS encoding glycoside hydrolase family 73 protein, protein MYRHLKKYMIFTVGAFMCSLFLVLAFTTDRKNDNSVNAKAEAAYNQTTTAFIDNIGETARQIGQDYNIYASVLIAQAILESNSGQSGLSQAPYYNFFGIKGTYNGNSVTMRTWEDDGTGKTYEIDEPFRSYGSLSDSLADYAALMTSSTYAGTWKSNTSSYADATQALTGTYATDSLYASKLNSIIAYYGLTAYDQAPVTQATGSTSGLVWNSYRGSYTDAETLSIDEAWASYKNYK, encoded by the coding sequence ATGTATCGTCATTTAAAGAAGTATATGATTTTTACCGTGGGAGCTTTTATGTGTTCACTTTTTTTGGTTCTAGCTTTTACAACAGATAGAAAAAATGATAACAGTGTTAATGCTAAAGCTGAAGCTGCTTACAATCAAACTACGACGGCTTTTATTGATAATATCGGAGAGACTGCTAGACAGATTGGTCAAGATTACAATATCTATGCTTCTGTTCTAATTGCTCAAGCCATTCTGGAATCAAATTCAGGTCAGTCAGGTCTGAGTCAAGCTCCTTATTACAACTTCTTCGGGATTAAAGGCACTTATAATGGGAATTCTGTGACCATGCGTACATGGGAAGACGATGGTACAGGGAAGACTTATGAGATTGATGAACCTTTCCGTTCTTATGGAAGTCTAAGCGATTCTTTAGCCGATTATGCTGCTTTGATGACGTCATCAACTTATGCTGGCACATGGAAATCAAATACAAGTAGTTATGCAGATGCCACTCAAGCATTGACAGGAACTTATGCAACTGACAGTCTTTACGCTTCTAAATTAAATAGCATTATTGCATACTATGGTTTGACTGCCTATGATCAAGCTCCAGTTACCCAAGCAACTGGTTCAACAAGTGGCCTTGTTTGGAACAGCTATAGGGGCTCATATACAGATGCTGAGACCTTATCTATAGATGAGGCTTGGGCAAGCTATAAAAATTATAAATAA
- a CDS encoding Y-family DNA polymerase, with the protein MGYFDYSREPQSDIAFVDMKSFYASVECVERGLHPLKTSLCVMSRAENANGLILASSPIFKQVFGKSNVSRSYDLPFDIHSRKFHYYNAKKQGLPTDRDFVDYIESWAKVTFIVPPRMDLYIKKNIQIQHIFQNYASVEDILPYSIDEGFIDLTSSLNYFIPDRTVTRKDKLDMISGRIQRDIWRETGIYSTVGMSNSNPLLAKLALDNEAKHTATMRANWSYEDVETKVWNIPHMTDFWGIGKRMEKRLNKLGIFSIRELANSNPDTLKKELGIVGLDLFFHANGIDESNVHKPYKPKSHGLGNSQILPRDYERQADIELILREMAEQVAIRLRRAHKKACQVSISIGFSKLEGKRSLQAQMKIEPANNTRVLISHVIELFRKKYQGGAVRSVSVSYANFVDERLQIISLFDNPDDIDKEERLQAAIDSIRQEFGFTTIQKATALQEASRSLARSKLIGGHSAGGLDGLK; encoded by the coding sequence ATGGGATATTTTGATTATTCAAGAGAACCGCAAAGTGATATTGCTTTTGTAGATATGAAATCTTTCTATGCGAGTGTAGAGTGTGTTGAACGTGGGTTGCACCCTCTTAAGACTTCTCTATGTGTGATGAGTAGGGCTGAAAATGCTAATGGCTTGATACTAGCCTCCTCGCCCATATTTAAGCAGGTTTTTGGTAAGTCAAATGTTAGTCGTTCTTATGACTTACCTTTTGACATTCATTCTCGTAAGTTTCACTATTATAATGCCAAAAAGCAGGGACTTCCAACGGATAGAGATTTTGTAGATTACATCGAATCTTGGGCCAAAGTTACCTTTATCGTTCCTCCTAGAATGGATCTCTATATAAAAAAGAATATTCAGATTCAACACATTTTCCAGAATTATGCCAGTGTTGAAGATATTCTTCCCTATTCCATTGATGAGGGTTTCATTGATCTCACGTCGTCACTGAATTACTTTATTCCCGATAGGACAGTTACAAGAAAAGATAAGTTAGATATGATTTCAGGGCGTATTCAAAGAGATATTTGGAGGGAAACAGGTATTTACTCGACAGTTGGGATGTCTAATAGCAATCCCTTATTGGCCAAGTTAGCTCTTGATAATGAGGCCAAACATACGGCTACTATGAGAGCCAACTGGTCCTATGAAGATGTCGAGACTAAGGTTTGGAATATCCCCCATATGACCGATTTCTGGGGGATTGGAAAGCGGATGGAGAAGCGTTTAAACAAGTTGGGGATTTTCTCTATTCGAGAACTTGCTAATAGCAATCCTGATACTCTTAAAAAGGAGTTAGGTATTGTGGGTTTAGATCTTTTTTTTCATGCCAACGGTATCGATGAGAGTAATGTTCATAAACCTTATAAACCAAAGTCACATGGCTTAGGGAATTCCCAAATCTTGCCACGAGACTATGAGCGTCAAGCTGATATTGAATTGATTCTAAGAGAGATGGCAGAACAGGTAGCTATTAGGTTAAGACGAGCCCATAAGAAAGCTTGTCAAGTTTCCATTAGTATTGGGTTTTCAAAGTTAGAGGGCAAGCGTTCGCTACAAGCACAGATGAAGATTGAACCTGCTAATAATACAAGAGTACTAATAAGCCATGTCATTGAACTCTTTAGGAAGAAATATCAAGGAGGGGCTGTTCGAAGTGTCAGTGTCTCTTATGCAAATTTTGTAGATGAAAGGCTTCAAATTATTTCTTTATTTGATAATCCAGATGACATTGATAAAGAAGAAAGACTTCAGGCAGCTATAGATAGTATTCGACAGGAATTTGGCTTTACGACAATTCAAAAAGCAACTGCTTTACAGGAGGCATCTAGAAGTCTTGCTCGAAGTAAGCTTATTGGTGGACACTCTGCTGGAGGATTAGATGGCTTAAAATGA
- a CDS encoding amino acid ABC transporter substrate-binding protein, with amino-acid sequence MKKIVKTIFLGCLVILPLFALSACSSRSHFATQKDQWQTYTKEKKIKIGFDATFVPMGYEEKDGSYVGFDIDLATAVFKLYGIDVEWQAIDWDMKETELKNGTIDLIWNGYSVTDERKQSADFTVPYMVNEQVLVTKKSSGIDSVAGMAGKTLGAQAGSSGYDAFNASPKILKDIVANQKAVQYSTFTQALIDLDSGRIDGLLIDRVYANYYLEKSGVLDQYNVMPAGYEGESFAVGARKADKTLIKKINQGFRTLYKNGEFQKISDKWFGEDVATDQVKGKK; translated from the coding sequence ATGAAAAAAATAGTAAAAACGATTTTTCTAGGCTGTCTTGTCATTTTGCCTTTGTTTGCGCTATCAGCTTGTAGCTCGCGCTCACATTTTGCAACTCAGAAAGACCAGTGGCAAACCTATACCAAAGAAAAGAAAATCAAAATTGGTTTTGATGCGACCTTTGTTCCTATGGGATATGAGGAAAAGGATGGTAGCTATGTTGGTTTTGATATTGATCTTGCCACTGCAGTTTTTAAATTGTATGGTATTGATGTCGAATGGCAGGCTATTGACTGGGATATGAAAGAAACAGAACTGAAGAATGGGACAATTGACCTCATTTGGAATGGTTACTCGGTCACGGATGAGCGTAAGCAGTCTGCAGACTTTACAGTGCCTTATATGGTCAATGAACAAGTACTGGTAACCAAAAAGTCTTCGGGAATTGATTCTGTTGCAGGAATGGCAGGTAAGACCTTAGGTGCCCAAGCAGGCTCTTCCGGTTATGATGCTTTCAATGCTTCACCGAAGATTTTGAAGGATATCGTCGCCAACCAAAAAGCAGTCCAATATTCGACCTTTACTCAGGCCTTGATTGACCTTGATAGTGGACGTATTGACGGCCTATTGATTGACCGTGTGTATGCTAATTACTACTTAGAAAAATCAGGAGTTCTGGATCAGTATAACGTTATGCCTGCTGGTTACGAGGGTGAAAGCTTTGCTGTAGGTGCTCGTAAGGCAGATAAGACACTGATCAAAAAAATCAATCAAGGATTTAGAACTCTTTATAAAAATGGAGAATTCCAAAAGATTTCTGACAAATGGTTTGGCGAAGATGTTGCCACCGACCAAGTTAAAGGGAAAAAATAG
- the glmS gene encoding glutamine--fructose-6-phosphate transaminase (isomerizing) has translation MCGIVGVVGNTNATDILTQGLEKLEYRGYDSAGIFVAGDASSQLVKAVGRIAELAAKTEGVEGTAGIGHTRWATHGKPTEDNAHPHRSETERFVLVHNGVIENYLEIKEEYLSGHHFKGQTDTEIAVHLIGKFVEEDGLSTLEAFKKALHIIRGSYAFALMDSEDASTIYVAKNKSPLLIGLGDGYNMVCSDAMAMIRETNQYMEIHDQELVIVKADSVEVQDYDGNVKERDSYTAELDLSDIGKGTYPYYMLKEIDEQPTVMRKLIQAYTDDKGQVTVDADIIKAVQEADRIYILAAGTSYHAGFASKKMLEELTDTPVELGISSEWGYGMPLLSKKPLFVFISQSGETADSRQVLVKANELGIPSLTVTNVPGSTLSREADHTMLLHAGPEIAVASTKAYTAQIAALAFLAKAVGEANGNEKAKAFDLVHELSLVAQSIESTLSEKEVIDEKVAALLAETRNAFYIGRGQDYYVAMEASLKLKEISYIQCEGFAAGELKHGTIALIEDGTPVIALLSDAVLASHTRGNIQEVAARGAKVLTIAEENIAKEGDDIVLNNVHPYLSPISMVVPTQLIAYFATLHRGLDVDKPRNLAKSVTVE, from the coding sequence ATGTGTGGAATTGTTGGTGTTGTAGGTAACACAAATGCAACTGATATCTTGACTCAAGGACTTGAAAAGCTAGAATACCGTGGTTATGATTCAGCTGGTATCTTTGTAGCTGGCGATGCATCTAGTCAATTAGTTAAGGCTGTTGGCCGTATTGCGGAACTTGCTGCTAAAACTGAAGGAGTAGAAGGTACAGCCGGTATTGGACATACTCGTTGGGCAACTCATGGTAAACCAACAGAGGACAATGCTCACCCACACCGCTCAGAAACAGAACGTTTCGTTTTGGTTCACAATGGTGTTATTGAAAACTATCTTGAAATTAAAGAAGAATACCTTTCTGGTCACCATTTCAAAGGTCAAACCGATACTGAAATTGCAGTTCACTTGATTGGAAAATTTGTTGAAGAAGATGGTTTGTCAACTCTTGAAGCATTCAAGAAAGCTCTTCACATTATCCGTGGATCATATGCCTTTGCCCTCATGGATTCTGAAGATGCCTCAACAATTTACGTGGCAAAAAACAAATCACCACTTTTGATTGGTCTTGGTGATGGCTATAACATGGTCTGCTCAGATGCCATGGCTATGATTCGCGAAACTAATCAATACATGGAAATTCACGATCAAGAGTTAGTTATCGTGAAAGCTGATAGTGTTGAAGTTCAAGACTATGATGGCAATGTAAAAGAACGTGATAGCTATACAGCTGAACTTGACCTATCTGATATTGGTAAAGGCACATACCCTTACTACATGCTCAAAGAAATCGATGAGCAACCAACAGTGATGCGTAAGCTTATCCAAGCCTACACAGATGATAAGGGGCAAGTGACTGTAGATGCTGATATTATCAAGGCTGTTCAAGAGGCTGATCGTATCTATATTCTTGCGGCAGGAACATCATATCATGCTGGTTTTGCTTCTAAGAAGATGCTCGAAGAGTTGACAGATACACCAGTTGAGCTTGGTATTTCTTCTGAGTGGGGTTATGGTATGCCACTCCTTAGCAAGAAACCTCTCTTTGTTTTTATTAGCCAATCAGGTGAAACAGCAGATAGCCGTCAGGTTCTTGTTAAAGCTAACGAGTTGGGTATTCCAAGTTTGACAGTGACAAACGTTCCGGGATCTACTCTTTCTCGTGAAGCTGACCATACAATGCTTCTTCATGCTGGCCCAGAAATTGCCGTAGCTTCTACTAAAGCTTACACTGCTCAAATTGCAGCTCTTGCCTTCTTGGCTAAAGCAGTCGGTGAAGCGAATGGTAATGAAAAAGCTAAAGCATTTGACTTGGTACATGAATTGTCACTTGTAGCACAATCTATCGAATCAACACTCTCTGAAAAAGAAGTTATTGATGAGAAAGTAGCAGCTCTTCTTGCAGAAACACGTAATGCTTTCTATATTGGTCGTGGTCAAGATTACTACGTTGCTATGGAAGCTAGTCTTAAATTGAAAGAAATCTCATATATTCAATGTGAAGGTTTTGCAGCAGGTGAGTTGAAACACGGAACGATTGCTTTGATCGAAGATGGTACACCTGTTATTGCCCTCTTGTCTGACGCTGTTCTTGCTAGCCACACTCGTGGTAATATCCAAGAGGTAGCAGCACGTGGTGCTAAAGTGTTGACTATTGCTGAGGAAAATATTGCTAAAGAAGGCGATGACATCGTTCTTAATAACGTTCACCCTTACTTGTCACCAATTTCAATGGTTGTACCGACACAATTGATTGCTTATTTTGCAACACTCCATCGTGGACTCGACGTCGATAAACCACGTAACTTGGCTAAATCAGTTACTGTTGAATAA
- a CDS encoding amino acid ABC transporter ATP-binding protein: protein MLELKNISKQFGQHKIFDNYNLTVEEGKILAIVGPSGGGKTTLLRMLAGLETIDSGQIIYENEEIPLDQMESRNLLGFVFQDFQLFPHLTVLDNLTLSPIKTMGMSKEDAQKKAQALLDRLGLGAHGNAYPYSLSGGQKQRVAFARAMMIDPKIVGYDEPTSALDPELRQEVEKLILQNRETGITQIVITHDMQFAQHIADEIVTINPK, encoded by the coding sequence ATGTTAGAATTAAAAAATATTTCCAAGCAATTTGGTCAACACAAAATTTTTGATAACTATAACCTAACTGTCGAAGAAGGGAAAATCTTAGCTATTGTCGGACCATCTGGTGGTGGTAAAACGACTCTCTTACGTATGTTAGCAGGACTTGAAACCATTGATTCAGGGCAAATTATTTATGAAAATGAAGAGATTCCTTTGGATCAGATGGAAAGTCGTAACTTGCTAGGTTTTGTCTTCCAAGATTTCCAACTGTTTCCGCACCTGACAGTCTTAGACAACCTAACACTTTCGCCAATTAAGACGATGGGAATGTCTAAGGAAGATGCCCAGAAAAAAGCTCAAGCCCTACTTGACCGTTTAGGTCTGGGAGCTCACGGAAATGCTTATCCTTACTCTCTTTCTGGGGGACAAAAACAACGTGTTGCATTTGCGCGTGCTATGATGATTGATCCGAAAATTGTCGGTTATGATGAACCAACATCAGCTCTTGACCCTGAGTTGCGTCAAGAAGTTGAGAAATTGATTTTGCAGAATCGTGAGACTGGGATTACGCAAATCGTTATCACTCACGATATGCAGTTTGCACAGCACATCGCCGACGAGATTGTCACTATCAATCCAAAATAG
- a CDS encoding zinc ribbon domain-containing protein YjdM, with product MSLPNCPKCNSEYVYEDGILLVCPECAYEWDPNEVAEEEGLVVLDSNGTRLADGDTVTVIKDLKVKGAPKDIKQGTRVKNIRLVEGDHNIDCKIDGFGAMKLKSEFVKKI from the coding sequence ATGTCATTACCAAATTGTCCAAAATGTAACTCAGAGTATGTTTATGAAGATGGAATCTTGCTTGTATGTCCTGAATGTGCCTATGAGTGGGATCCAAACGAAGTTGCAGAAGAAGAAGGACTTGTGGTTCTTGATAGCAATGGCACACGTCTTGCTGACGGTGACACTGTTACAGTTATCAAAGATTTGAAAGTTAAAGGTGCGCCAAAAGATATTAAACAAGGTACACGTGTTAAAAATATTCGTTTGGTTGAAGGTGACCACAACATTGATTGTAAGATTGATGGTTTTGGTGCTATGAAACTTAAATCTGAATTTGTTAAGAAAATCTAA
- a CDS encoding amino acid ABC transporter permease: protein MSYVLEVLPALLNGAVVTLQVFFIVIVLSIPLGIVLAFLMQIKFKPLNWLLTLYVWIMRGTPLLLQLIFVYYVLPSVGIVFDRLPAAILAFTLNYAAYFAEIFRGGILAIPKGQYEAAKMLKLSPFQTIRYIILPQVVKIVLPSIFNEIINLVKDSSLVYVLGVGDLLLESRTAANRDATLAPMFVAGAIYLILVGVVTVASKHIEKKFNYYK from the coding sequence ATGTCATACGTTTTGGAAGTATTACCAGCCCTTTTGAACGGTGCGGTAGTCACACTTCAAGTATTCTTCATTGTTATCGTACTGTCGATTCCATTAGGGATTGTACTTGCTTTCTTAATGCAGATTAAATTCAAACCTTTAAATTGGTTACTAACCCTTTATGTTTGGATTATGCGTGGAACGCCCCTCCTTTTACAATTGATCTTCGTTTATTATGTTCTTCCAAGTGTTGGGATTGTCTTTGACCGTCTGCCAGCTGCTATTCTTGCTTTTACGCTTAATTATGCAGCTTATTTCGCAGAGATTTTCCGTGGAGGAATCTTGGCTATTCCGAAAGGACAATACGAAGCAGCGAAAATGCTTAAACTTAGTCCTTTCCAAACTATCCGCTACATTATCCTTCCTCAGGTGGTCAAGATTGTCTTGCCAAGTATTTTTAACGAGATTATTAACTTGGTTAAGGATTCATCATTGGTTTATGTGCTTGGGGTTGGAGACCTTCTTTTGGAAAGTCGTACCGCTGCGAACCGTGATGCGACCCTAGCACCGATGTTTGTGGCTGGGGCTATCTATCTTATCCTTGTGGGTGTGGTGACTGTGGCTTCGAAACACATCGAAAAGAAATTCAACTATTATAAATAG
- a CDS encoding LysR family transcriptional regulator, with protein MRIQQLHYIIKIVETGSMNEAAKQLFITQPSLSNAVRDLEREMGIDIFIRNPKGITLTKDGVEFLSYARQVVEQTNLLEERYKSHTETRELFSVSSQHYAFVVNAFVSLLKRADMTRYELFLRETRTYEIIEDVKNFRSEIGVLFLNSYNRDVLTKMFDDNRLTYTSLFKARPHIFVSKSNPLAKHEVVSLEDLEDFPYLSYDQGIHNSFYYSEEILSQIPHKKSIVVSDRATLFNLLIGLDGYTIATGILNSNLNGDNIVSIPLDIDDEIDIVYLKHEKATLSKMGEKFLDNLVKEVTFDN; from the coding sequence ATGCGAATTCAACAATTACATTATATTATCAAAATCGTCGAAACCGGCTCAATGAATGAAGCCGCAAAACAACTTTTCATCACACAACCAAGTCTTTCAAATGCTGTTCGTGACTTGGAAAGAGAAATGGGAATTGATATCTTTATCCGTAACCCTAAAGGAATCACCTTAACCAAGGATGGCGTTGAATTTCTCTCTTATGCCCGTCAGGTAGTGGAACAAACGAATCTCTTGGAAGAACGTTACAAGAGTCACACAGAAACACGTGAATTGTTTAGTGTTTCCTCTCAACACTACGCTTTTGTTGTCAATGCTTTCGTCTCACTTCTCAAAAGAGCTGATATGACACGTTACGAACTCTTCTTACGTGAAACACGTACTTACGAAATTATTGAGGACGTTAAGAACTTCCGTTCAGAAATTGGTGTTCTCTTCCTTAACAGCTATAACCGAGATGTCTTGACTAAGATGTTTGACGACAACCGTCTCACATATACCAGTCTCTTCAAAGCTAGACCACATATCTTTGTCAGCAAGTCAAATCCCTTGGCTAAGCATGAAGTTGTTTCTTTAGAAGATTTAGAAGACTTCCCATACCTTAGTTACGACCAAGGGATTCATAATTCCTTCTACTATTCTGAAGAAATCCTCTCTCAGATTCCCCATAAAAAATCCATCGTGGTTTCAGACCGCGCGACACTCTTCAACCTATTAATTGGTTTGGATGGTTACACCATTGCTACAGGTATTTTAAATAGTAATTTGAATGGAGATAACATTGTCTCTATCCCGCTTGATATTGATGATGAAATTGATATTGTTTACTTGAAGCATGAAAAGGCAACCCTCTCTAAAATGGGAGAAAAATTCCTAGATAACCTCGTTAAAGAAGTCACTTTTGACAACTAA